From Chrysemys picta bellii isolate R12L10 chromosome 1, ASM1138683v2, whole genome shotgun sequence:
gttggtttacagagaagctgaacctgcccccgtttctttacccagtgactgttcacaatcctctccagtttcataccccgttcacccccttccccccccttccaacacacgtttaaaaataaaatcactgaaaatttgttaatgaacaacgttttatttattactgttttcgcggtaaagtgtggaaactgggacgcagactatggtggggagtgggtgtagtgtactcatgcaaaggacgcttctaaactcgaggaatgccaggctccttctacagtggtccgcactggcggactgattgtttgaacggagcctgccacccatcctgttcgggactctgtgtgtgggggctatgtgactttgtggcagggggaggacggttacagattccctgctgcgtggctctgtgatccaggataaggaccgctgcataagatctgtaaccgccctcccccgccacaaagtctcatgggccccccccaccccccagcagacaatgaaaaccaccccccagactgaccagggtgcctagtgactgcactgtgtgtgtgacctgctgctgaacctgcccccctgtctgtaccaaccacctttcccccccttaaaacggactgtcctctaaaaaaacatgatggaaacagcaattaacagaaacgtattttttattagcaaatggacaatgaaactgggatgggggcttgggtgatgggggaaggaaaggacttatcaaattttggggaatgacagccttctgccacttgagcagtctgcaggggtagagtgacagttttcacaggctctgcagcccctccttcttggtactttcggtgagggggggtatgggactttgtggcgggggatggTGGTTACAgctagactgcagcggggctctgtcctcctgcctccgttcctgcagaacatccacaaggcgccggagcgtgtccgtttgctccctcattagtccaagcagtgtttgagtcgcctgctggtcttcctgccgccacctctcctcccgttccatgtgtgatcggtgcatttgggacaagttctccctccactgactctgcagtgttgactcggctcgggagcagcccataagttctgagaacatgtcatcccgtgtccttttccgtctacgcctaatctgcgacagcctctgggagtctgacagggtaggtcgggagacagccacagctgtgggatgggaaaaagggagtgaattcatcaaagataaatttttgggtgaacaaagaaaatagtctctctctgaaaaagaccattcacagcacctatcacatgcgcactcaggacaaggtcgaattttcggccttcgcattcagtccctggggtcctgcagtgcagatcacagaatccgaacagcacagcagaatttgggtagcgggctgacatggtaagccgtagacttgtggcagcttaaaactttcataatagcactgccctactttcacgttcaaagcaatgctcctagcgttggccagttcctgctgccagcaatccggcaagcattaactctgcccctgtcccaccccctcgcggctgtccccgggaaagatccctctatgctgcccctctcccacctccaccgcatggctgtaaaccggcggttacagttctgtaaaggaacagggaagcagtcccaatactaacattgccctaattcaaagcaggtcaccatgagcgacatcactctgatgcgtatttctgacagcgagaaagaacgcatgcttcgggaaagcctccaaagaccagggccgtatgccgccatgctatgcaaggcaatgatcccggagtacttgatggtagcctggcgcggaaacgtttcctactacggaggacacaacaaggctgCTCTCCCAAGGAatctcatgcaaaggctttccaattacctccaggagagcttcatggagatgtcccatgaggatttctgctctatccccggatatattgacagaattttactgtagctgcactggcaagggct
This genomic window contains:
- the LOC135978652 gene encoding alpha-protein kinase 1-like, with the translated sequence MVVDGEEEEGDEEDEAVDSAYNADFPDSQDLFITLTEIPYQPSPGVNPDPESGEGSAAVAVSRPTLSDSQRLSQIRRRRKRTRDDMFSELMGCSRAESTLQSQWRENLSQMHRSHMEREERWRQEDQQATQTLLGLMREQTDTLRRLVDVLQERRQEDRAPLQSSCNHHPPPQSPIPPLTESTKKEGLQSL